A genomic region of Elaeis guineensis isolate ETL-2024a chromosome 9, EG11, whole genome shotgun sequence contains the following coding sequences:
- the LOC105035127 gene encoding G-type lectin S-receptor-like serine/threonine-protein kinase LECRK2 yields MASARSYILFLSIFSLAFALGEAQQTNSNISLEATLHPSTNPTSWLSPNGHFAFGFYPEGTGFAIGTWLVASPDNTTVIWTADRDDPPVTKDAVLNLTSEGLKLLLQHSEGRLISQLPPNTVASSASMLDSGNFVIYDSNFKVIWETFVNPTDTIMAGQVLRNGYNLVSSASETDHSSGKFQLSMQPDGNLVQYPVASAHYPQDANYASGTEGDGYLSLYLDDNGWLYLHQGNVTSNLTSGYRHGTALVYRATLGVDGIFRLYSHDLELNTEQVLKEFAEVTDPCEVQGTCGLNSYCTSANGQAVVCMCLPGFDYLDTNRTSSGCRRNITTAAGCYLSNDNMTYMSTLESVIWMVDPYGEPLSVTSKEDCGEACLKDCNCDAALFSDNTCLKLVFPLRYGKTDDSTTTFIKLSNRSAGGRPEINSRPESPSAAPIITDNFSSLIISFSSNKNK; encoded by the coding sequence ATGGCTTCAGCAAGATCCTACATCCTGTTCCTCTCAATCTTCTCATTAGCGTTTGCGCTTGGAGAAGCTCAACAAACGAATTCCAACATAAGCTTGGAGGCCACACTCCATCCCTCCACCAACCCTACATCATGGCTCTCACCAAATGGACATTTTGCCTTCGGATTCTATCCCGAAGGTACCGGCTTCGCCATTGGAACATGGCTCGTGGCATCTCCTGATAACACCACTGTTATATGGACAGCAGACCGAGATGACCCACCGGTGACCAAAGATGCTGTATTGAACCTGACTAGTGAAGGGCTCAAGCTCCTCCTACAGCACTCTGAAGGGCGACTCATCTCCCAGCTTCCCCCTAACACTGTTGCTTCCTCTGCTTCCATGCTCGATTCCGGGAACTTCGTCATCTATGACTCTAACTTTAAAGTCATATGGGAAACCTTTGTCAATCCAACTGACACAATCATGGCAGGTCAGGTGCTGCGCAATGGATACAATCTCGTTTCCAGCGCATCAGAAACCGACCACTCGAGTGGGAAGTTTCAGCTCAGCATGCAGCCTGATGGGAACCTTGTTCAGTATCCTGTGGCATCAGCACACTATCCACAGGATGCTAACTATGCCTCCGGAACAGAGGGAGATGGCTATCTTAGCTTATATCTCGATGATAATGGTTGGCTCTACCTGCACCAGGGCAATGTCACATCCAATCTAACGAGCGGCTACCGGCACGGGACAGCACTAGTGTACCGTGCAACGCTTGGTGTGGATGGGATCTTTCGGTTATATTCTCACGATCTCGAGTTAAACACAGAACAGGTATTGAAGGAATTCGCAGAAGTAACAGATCCGTGTGAGGTCCAGGGAACCTGTGGCCTGAACAGCTACTGCACTTCCGCAAATGGACAAGCAGTGGTATGCATGTGTCTGCCTGGTTTCGATTATCTTGATACTAACAGGACATCGAGCGGATGCAGAAGAAACATCACGACCGCTGCAGGATGCTACTTGAGCAatgataacatgacatacatgtcCACTCTGGAGAGTGTAATTTGGATGGTCGATCCCTACGGTGAACCCTTGTCTGTGACAAGCAAGGAAGATTGCGGAGAAGCATGTTTGAAAGATTGCAATTGTGATGCCGCTCTGTTTTCCGACAATACGTGCTTGAAACTGGTGTTTCCATTGAGATATGGGAAAACAGATGACTCCACCACGACATTCATCAAGCTGTCTAACAGAAGCGCTGGAGGAAGGCCTGAAATTAATAGCCGTCCAGAAAGCCCTTCTGCAGCTCCCATTATTACTGATAATttctcttctcttattatttcatTCTCctccaataaaaataaatag